In Nitrobacteraceae bacterium AZCC 1564, the following proteins share a genomic window:
- a CDS encoding branched-chain amino acid transport system ATP-binding protein (product_source=KO:K01996; cath_funfam=3.40.50.300; cog=COG0410; ko=KO:K01996; pfam=PF00005; smart=SM00382; superfamily=52540): MSPPMLTVSDVSISYGKVEAVRKVTLDVNAGEIVTIIGANGAGKTTLLNAVMGILPLTGSVTFMGRQIGKLDIEDRVATGLCLVPEHRELFGTMTVEENLQLGGFRVSRAKAAAEQERIYALFPRLKERRTQLAGTLSGGEQQMLAMGRALMSEPKLLMLDEPSLGLAPLIVADIFRIVGELRQIGVSVLLVEQNARAALEIADRAYVMELGEFVMSGSAKDIGADQRVVASYLGFQHGEDSAL; the protein is encoded by the coding sequence ATGAGCCCTCCCATGCTGACCGTCTCGGATGTGTCGATCTCCTACGGTAAAGTCGAGGCCGTTCGCAAAGTCACACTCGACGTGAATGCCGGGGAGATCGTCACCATTATCGGTGCCAATGGCGCCGGCAAAACCACACTGCTGAATGCCGTCATGGGCATCCTGCCGCTCACCGGCAGCGTGACATTCATGGGCAGGCAGATCGGCAAGCTCGACATCGAGGATCGCGTCGCCACAGGGCTCTGTCTTGTGCCCGAACATCGCGAATTGTTCGGCACCATGACCGTTGAAGAGAATCTTCAACTTGGCGGCTTCCGTGTCTCACGCGCGAAGGCGGCGGCCGAACAAGAGCGCATCTATGCGCTGTTCCCGCGGCTCAAGGAGCGGCGCACGCAACTTGCCGGAACGCTCTCGGGCGGCGAGCAGCAGATGCTAGCGATGGGCCGCGCGCTGATGAGTGAGCCAAAGCTGCTGATGTTGGACGAGCCCAGCCTCGGCCTCGCCCCGCTGATCGTGGCTGACATTTTCCGCATCGTCGGTGAGCTGCGGCAAATAGGCGTCTCGGTGCTGCTCGTCGAGCAGAACGCGCGTGCCGCGCTGGAAATCGCCGATCGGGCTTACGTCATGGAGCTCGGAGAGTTCGTCATGAGCGGATCAGCCAAGGACATCGGTGCCGACCAACGTGTGGTGGCGAGTTATCTCGGTTTTCAGCACGGCGAAGACAGCGCACTCTGA
- a CDS encoding branched-chain amino acid transport system substrate-binding protein (product_source=KO:K01999; cath_funfam=3.40.50.2300; cleavage_site_network=SignalP-noTM; cog=COG0683; ko=KO:K01999; pfam=PF13458; superfamily=53822; transmembrane_helix_parts=Inside_1_4,TMhelix_5_27,Outside_28_384): protein MKRSILAAVAFVASATLPGLVGPAVAQDLTVGISISTTGPVAALGVPEKNALDFVPAEIGGVKIKTIVLDDAGDPTNATTNARRFVTESNADVIVGSSATPPAIAVATVANEAGVPHFSLAPIPITPAREKWTAVLPQPVPIMGKVLYEHMKKNGVKTVGYIGFSDSYGDLWLNDLKTQTGAMGGITIVADERYARPDTSVTGQVLKLVAANPDAILIGASGAGAALPQSALRERGYKGLIYQTHGAAAIDFIRIAGASAEGVIMASGPVMAPEEQDGSALTKKPGLALNTAYEAKYGANTRSQFAGHMYDAFEMLKRVVPVALKTAKPGTPEFREALRKALLTEREIPATQGVYNFTEKDRFGTDDRSRILLTVKNGKYTMIK, encoded by the coding sequence ATGAAGCGATCGATTTTGGCTGCCGTGGCGTTCGTGGCCTCGGCTACGTTGCCGGGCTTGGTGGGACCGGCTGTGGCACAGGACCTGACGGTGGGCATCAGCATCAGCACCACGGGACCGGTCGCCGCGCTTGGCGTGCCCGAGAAGAATGCGCTGGATTTCGTGCCGGCTGAAATTGGCGGCGTGAAGATCAAGACCATCGTGCTCGATGACGCTGGCGATCCGACCAATGCCACCACAAATGCGCGTCGTTTCGTGACCGAATCAAATGCCGACGTCATCGTCGGTTCGTCGGCTACGCCGCCGGCGATCGCGGTTGCGACCGTTGCCAACGAGGCCGGCGTTCCTCATTTCAGCCTCGCGCCGATTCCAATCACCCCGGCGCGTGAAAAGTGGACCGCCGTGCTGCCGCAGCCCGTGCCAATCATGGGCAAGGTGCTGTATGAGCACATGAAGAAGAACGGTGTGAAAACCGTCGGCTACATCGGTTTCTCGGATTCCTATGGCGATCTGTGGCTGAACGATCTCAAGACTCAGACGGGTGCGATGGGGGGCATCACCATCGTTGCCGACGAGCGCTACGCGCGTCCCGACACCTCGGTCACGGGTCAGGTGCTGAAGCTCGTGGCAGCCAACCCCGACGCCATTCTGATTGGTGCGTCCGGCGCTGGCGCGGCATTGCCCCAGAGCGCGCTCCGCGAACGAGGCTACAAGGGTTTGATTTACCAGACCCACGGTGCTGCGGCGATCGACTTCATCCGGATTGCCGGGGCGTCGGCGGAAGGCGTCATCATGGCGTCCGGACCGGTCATGGCTCCCGAAGAGCAGGATGGCAGCGCGCTGACGAAGAAGCCAGGTCTTGCTTTGAATACGGCTTATGAAGCGAAGTACGGTGCGAATACCCGCAGCCAGTTCGCCGGGCACATGTACGATGCCTTCGAGATGCTCAAGCGCGTCGTGCCGGTGGCTTTGAAAACGGCGAAGCCGGGCACTCCCGAATTCCGCGAAGCCCTTCGCAAGGCACTGCTGACAGAGCGGGAAATTCCGGCGACCCAGGGTGTGTACAACTTCACCGAGAAAGATCGTTTCGGAACGGATGACCGCTCGCGCATTCTTTTGACCGTAAAGAATGGAAAGTACACGATGATCAAGTAA